A single region of the Lysinibacillus sp. B2A1 genome encodes:
- a CDS encoding transmembrane Fragile-X-F protein has protein sequence MGIAEVLTVVFIVLKLTDVISWSWWLVLLPAIISFSIYIFILVVKLIMVVIAVVAVKNRKEV, from the coding sequence GTGGGAATTGCAGAAGTCTTAACAGTTGTTTTTATTGTGTTAAAGCTTACAGACGTTATTTCATGGTCTTGGTGGCTAGTGTTACTGCCTGCCATTATATCGTTTAGCATTTACATATTTATACTGGTGGTGAAGCTAATCATGGTTGTTATTGCAGTAGTGGCAGTGAAAAATCGTAAGGAAGTATAG